CCACCCAGCATGAACGGTTGTCGATGATTTCCGTTCCGGTTAAGTTCGCGTCATAGACTTCCAACAAACGGGGGTTTTCCATCATGTCTTCATAGGACAGGTCGGAACCCATTACCGACTGCCGGAGCATATGCCCGGATATTTTTATGATCCTGTCGGTGGCGGGAGAATATATCCAGAGCCGATCCTCCAACTTCAACATTTTTGTGCCCTGTTCCCGCGCTGGAGCAAGATACTCGGTAAACGCCCTTCGGTCGCCCTGGGTCCATGATTTGGACTGTACAGTTCTCGTATTGCGGCGGTTATGGATGATCATTTTTGAAGTGACCACGCGGGTTTCGGAGGATATATTTTCGTCCACCTTCTTAATAATCATCGCCCCGGAAGGAGTTTCCGCCTGCGCGGTCGCATTCAACAGCAAAAACGCGATACATAATAATTTTTTCATGTTTCCAGTTCCTTGAAAAGTTGCGCAGTCTGCCGCCTATAGATGCCAATGCCGGATAAGGCGGCACCCAGAACGGTGGAGAACATACCAGGTATAAAACCGATGTAAAATGATACATGGGTGATTTCGGCGCGTACGGTATTCGACATCATCATGGTTGAGTTCTTCATCATGGAACCGATATCCACGCCGTGGACCTGAAGATACCAGGCCGACGCGAGGCCGAGGGCAGTTCCAATAATGGAACCGGTAATGCCGACGAACAGGGCTTCAATAACAAGGGATCCATACACATGGCGTTTATCCTCACCAATTGCCAATCGAAGGCCCATTTCACCGTAACGGCGCAGACCGCCGATCAACCCCACGTTCCATAACACGATGGACATAGCAGCGACGAAAATGCCGGATGCGATGAACGAAAAATAATTGGCCATATCCATATATTCGCCCAGACCATTCTGATCCCGCAAGGCGTGCATCACCGGCGCATAAATATCGTCGGAGGCAGCGAATTGTTTATTAAACACCTGTGCGACCTGAATGGCCGCTGCATCATGGTAAAGCCCGTCTCTAAAATAACCGAGCAGCTCACCGGCTGCATTTTTCATATCCAGTGCGCGGCGGATATCGGCAATATCTATCACAAGGGCGCCTCTATCCATTGCAGCTACACCGAAGCGAATCGTGCCGGCGATGGTGAAATTCTGCATACTCATGCTGCCATTCATGGTGGTGCTCAGCAACGTGGTTGTATCACCGGGATTTACCTTGAGCTTGTCGGCGAATTCCTCACCGATAAGTATCTCGCCGGATTTGACGGGCAGCCGCCCGCGTACAATGGACTTTCCAATATTCAAGGTTTCAATTTCCGGGCTTTGGGTCGACAGCAAATCTACCGCAAGACCGGCGGCCGGGCCTTGCGCGCGGGTTTGACCCTGTTCATCCGGTATGTCCAGCAGACCGCCAAAGCGGATGCGGTCGACCCATACCATGTCAGAGTGGGTGTCGCGCAAGGTGAATAGCAGTTCCTCGACGCCCATTAGCGCCAGGTCGTTGGGTATTTGGGATTTATTTTCCGCGTAGGCCTTGCTCATGATTTTCACATGTCCGGTGGAAAAGCCGGCATTGGAACGCACCACATCGCCCATCGCCCCTTTTAGCCAGGTTTGCAGAAAGACGGTCAGCATCACGCCGATGCTTACGATCAATACCGGAAACAGGCTCCGGGAAGGGTCACGTAACAGGCCTTTGAATAGAAACCGTATCATGCCAGCTTCCCCTTTATGGCATCGGTGGGGTTCAGTTTGGTGATTCTGCGTGTGGGCATAAAGCTTACAATGGTAACGGCAATCAGCACGATGAGTGTGGTACCGATGACCAGGCCTGCGCTGTAGACGGGGTATATCCTTTCGGCAATGGCAAGGCCGAAGCTGTCCGCTGCCTCCGGCATGGCAAAACCTCTGACCGTCTGTAGGCTTAATAATGGAATTCCATACACTGCCGCAAATATGGCGGCAAGAATACCGTGCATGGCTCCCTCGAAGGTAAACAGACGGATCACC
The nucleotide sequence above comes from Thermodesulfobacteriota bacterium. Encoded proteins:
- a CDS encoding outer membrane lipoprotein-sorting protein → MKKLLCIAFLLLNATAQAETPSGAMIIKKVDENISSETRVVTSKMIIHNRRNTRTVQSKSWTQGDRRAFTEYLAPAREQGTKMLKLEDRLWIYSPATDRIIKISGHMLRQSVMGSDLSYEDMMENPRLLEVYDANLTGTEIIDNRSCWVVRLVAKKTDVAYHSRTMWVDRERYVPLKEELYAKSGKLLKKVDLKDFSRIGHRWFPLRMIFKDVLKTGEGTEFVTESIEFNVPIPKHLFSKAALRR
- a CDS encoding FtsX-like permease family protein encodes the protein MIRFLFKGLLRDPSRSLFPVLIVSIGVMLTVFLQTWLKGAMGDVVRSNAGFSTGHVKIMSKAYAENKSQIPNDLALMGVEELLFTLRDTHSDMVWVDRIRFGGLLDIPDEQGQTRAQGPAAGLAVDLLSTQSPEIETLNIGKSIVRGRLPVKSGEILIGEEFADKLKVNPGDTTTLLSTTMNGSMSMQNFTIAGTIRFGVAAMDRGALVIDIADIRRALDMKNAAGELLGYFRDGLYHDAAAIQVAQVFNKQFAASDDIYAPVMHALRDQNGLGEYMDMANYFSFIASGIFVAAMSIVLWNVGLIGGLRRYGEMGLRLAIGEDKRHVYGSLVIEALFVGITGSIIGTALGLASAWYLQVHGVDIGSMMKNSTMMMSNTVRAEITHVSFYIGFIPGMFSTVLGAALSGIGIYRRQTAQLFKELET